In Diabrotica undecimpunctata isolate CICGRU chromosome 4, icDiaUnde3, whole genome shotgun sequence, a single genomic region encodes these proteins:
- the LOC140439204 gene encoding uncharacterized protein has product MDSVQEYYDFVLPLIKEAGKVLLHAKNYKIETKGEIYDEVTEYDRRIEEVLIKKIKERWPSHSFIGEEESHVNGIGTLTDNPTWIIDPIDGTANFVRNLKDSCVSVGLVINKVQTMGIVFNPFLNELYSAIKDQGAYLNGKRIYVSKETDIMKAIFNYELSLARNPKYYELYMYRLKYLIQIINGFRSLGSAVMGLCYVASGRLDAYQCDGLYPWDAAAGVLIVREAGGTVCDSKGCEFKLMDPNFLATSTKELSDKFMEIERKADDERLRDMKNGTKFHP; this is encoded by the exons ATGGACTCTGTACAAGAATATTACGATTTTGTGTTGCCCTTGATAAAGGAAGCGGGAAAG GTGCTTTTGCAtgccaaaaattacaaaatagaaACCAAAGGTGAAATTTACGATGAGGTGACAGAATATGACAGAAGAATTGAAGAGGTTCTTATTAAAAAGATCAAGGAACGGTGGCCTTCACATAG TTTCATTGGAGAAGAAGAATCACACGTGAACGGCATAGGAACATTAACGGATAACCCAACATGGATCATAGATCCGATAGATGGCACTGCAAACTTCGTAAGAAACTTAAAGGATTCCTGCGTTTCAGTAGGATTAGTGATAAACAAAGTACAAACAATGGGAATAGTATTCAATCCCTTTTTAAATGAATTGTATTCGGCTATTAAGGACCAGGGAGCATATCTCAATGGAAAACGAATATATGTCAGCAAAGAAACAG ATATAATGAAGGCAATATTTAACTACGAACTCTCCTTAGCAAGAAATCCCAAATACTATGAACTATACATGTACAGATTGAAATATCTAATCCAAATTATCAATGG TTTTCGCTCATTGGGTTCAGCAGTGATGGGTCTGTGCTATGTAGCTTCAGGCAGACTAGATGCTTACCAGTGTGATGGATTATATCCTTGGGATGCAGCGGCTGGAGTTCTTATAGTTAGGGAAGCTGGAGGTACAGTTTGTGACTCTAAAG GTTGTGAATTCAAGCTGATGGATCCGAATTTTTTGGCAACATCGACAAAAGAGTTGTCAGACAAATTCATGGAGATTGAACGGAAAGCTGATGACGAACGTTTAAGGGACATGAAAAATGGTACTAAATTTCATCcttaa
- the KFase gene encoding kynurenine formamidase produces MFPKSYLDNLINPSYWSRSSCGEERLVKHVEFIEKHSKIVLENTPHELNVPYGTESREILNIVGTDLPDGSPIFIYVHGGYWQEQVVRSDNGIFIANNLYSNGIKCIFVGYELCPKVTLEKLCLNVEIALKKCLEYAKKHATSGIYLSGHSAGAQIISMLFKSFIPSLPRKDQALFKTALLLTGVYDVTAVLQTNLNDLLHLDQEAAVNASPLYQDLKNTNCHMVVVTAKFDSPRLIQQGEDMYKYLKEKGFSVEFIFLDDLDHFDAIECLYNKESELIKNIVKCCTTK; encoded by the exons ATGTTTCCCAAATCGTATTTAGATAATCTAATAAATCCATCATATTGGTCTCGTTCGTCTTGTGGCGAAGAAAGATTAGTAAAACATGTTGAGTTTATCGAAAAAC ATAGCAAAATTGTTCTTGAAAATACTCCTCATGAATTGAACGTTCCGTATGGAACCGAGTCAcgggaaattttaaatatagttgGAACTGATTTACCAGACG GTTCTCCCATTTTTATTTATGTTCATGGTGGATATTGGCAGGAACAAGTAGTAAGGAGTGACAATGGCATTTTTATCGCAAACAATTTATACTCCAACGGCATAAAATGTATTTTCGTAGGTTATGAACTCTGCCCAAAGGTGACTCTGGAGAAATTATGTTTAAATGTCGAAATCGCTTTAAAAAAGTGTTTGGAATATGCAAAAAAGCACGCAACTAG TGGAATTTACCTTTCTGGTCATTCAGCAGGAGCTCAAATAATTAGCATGCTGTTCAAATCTTTTATTCCGAGTCTTCCAAGGAAAGACCAAGCATTATTCAAGACAGCGTTACTTTTAACAGGAGTATACGACGTAACTGCAGTGTTACAAACAAACCTCAATGACTTACTTCACTTGGATCAAGAAGCCGCTGTAAATGCTAGTCCCTTATATCAAGACTTAAAAAACACTAATTGCCACATGGTAGTAGTGACGGCTAAATTTGATAGCCCTAGATTAATCCAACAAGGAGAAGACATGTATAAATACCTTAAGGAAAAAGGTTTTTCTGTAGAGTTTATATTTTTGGACGATCTAGACCATTTTGATGCTATAGAATGTTTATATAACAAAGAAAGTGAGTTGATAAAAAATATCGTTAAATGCTGTACGACGAAGTAG
- the LOC140439202 gene encoding uncharacterized protein yields the protein MVRPEVLQEIKNNILKYEYPLANTMTDEELADIFKASNRPFLMAWMIKLLGIYDEATVTLDNPQLLGQMIYENGFCTKDQADSFMFGYMAPTGQFEILQKMFIYINIIKKPKPELDFKDITLLEIDDLFKKNLNLFPQYGEIKILTQEKNVTAATELESVKSVPEGQQNNVKNQESAVDPFETSNNVDITKCLADVQLHLPILKKVAKECQKDDDISSDILLQRNDEVEKVVEKCGSDLRRINQYLKDVKTIQDFFNSKEEWLAKPSNRKHSEAHRQMLRGLHIEVSYILKILNAVTKK from the exons atggttCGCCCTGAAGTTTTGCAAgagattaaaaataatattcttaaataTGAATATCCTTTGGCCAACACCATGACTGATGAGGAATTAGCTGATATATTCAAAGCTTCTAACAGGCCCTTTTTAATGGCTTGGATGATAAAACTTTTGGGAATTTATGATGAAGCTACTGTTACTTTAGATAATCCGCAGCTTTTAGGTCAAATGATATATGAGAATGGATTTTGTACAAAAGATCAAGCAGATTCTTTTATGTTCGGATATATGGCTCCCACCGGCCAG tTTGAAATTCTGCAGAAAATGTTCATTTATATCAATATAATCAAAAAACCTAAACCTGAGTTGGATTTTAAAGACATTACATTGCTCGAAATAGATGATCTTTTTAAAAAGAATCTAAATCTGTTCCCTCAGTATggtgaaattaaaattttaactcAAGAAAAAAACGTGACAGCAGCTACCGAACTAGAAAGCGTTAAATCTGTGCCTGaaggtcaacaaaacaatgttaAAAATCAAGAATCTGCAGTAGATCCAttcgaaacgtcaaataatgttGATATTACTAAGTGTTTAGCAGACGTGCAGTTGCATTTgcctattttaaaaaaagttgcTAAAGAGTGTCAGAAAGATGATGAtataagtagcgatatattgttacAAAGAAACGATGAAGTTGAGAAAGTTGTCGAAAAATGTGGTAGTGATTTAAGAAGAATTAATCAG TACTTGAAGGACGTTAAAACAATTCAGGACTTTTTCAACAGCAAGGAGGAATGGTTGGCAAAACCTTCGAATCGAAAACATTCTGAAGCTCATCGTCAAATGTTAAGAGGTCTACATATTGAAGtatcttatattttaaaaattttaaacgcaGTAACAAAAAAGTAG